Proteins encoded together in one Musa acuminata AAA Group cultivar baxijiao chromosome BXJ3-6, Cavendish_Baxijiao_AAA, whole genome shotgun sequence window:
- the LOC103989190 gene encoding homeobox-DDT domain protein RLT2, which translates to MEAGGGDQEKPTPESGDKPPKRKMKTPYQLEILEKAYAVDTHPSETLRAEMSVKTGLSDRQLQMWFCHRRLKDRKLPPTRRQRRDEESLPLTPPPPVLPPQNDMPSSESGGVGLSSSPYGSSVESRRAVSRAAAVVSRTAADMSAVGRQYYDPVLPPPPTHLNRLTMAELRILASVEAQLGEPLRQDGPGLGVEFDPLPPGAFGAPIEISAQQKQPVWPYDGTVCGRHDIKTTKASSFPSGIEHFSPSSSKGKRKPANGGSHTVHLHMGPRPLPEYRFLPEQPSVRSEAYDMASQSHYYDSSIDVPNNRVTSVPSGGKNLHVNDQEAPSYTFQGQMSGASLRSQQSRKQKIPSDLMEYGSAARSDSIPSPASDTQFHTNQVVGLENPHISSDRTSRDENISWLGRKRKSDEARTAKEEEAHQKRIRKELEKQDNLRRKREEQIQREIERHDRERRKEEERMMREKQREEERFQREQRRENERREKFLLKESRRAEKLRQKEELRRDKEAARLKAATERATARRIAKEYMELIEDERLELMELAAANKGFSSIFALENETLQQLDSFRSMLTAFPPISVGLKKPFAIQPWADSDEKIANLLMVWKFLITFADVLGLWPFTLDEFVQSLHDYDSRLLGEVHVALLKSIIKDIEDVARTPASTLGASQSSTVNPGGGHPQIIEGAYAWGFNIRGWQRHLNYLTWPEILRQFALAAGFGPQLKKRNVDRVYSRDENEGNNGKDIISNLRNGLAAENAFALMKERGYTHRRGSRHRLTPGTVKFAAFHVLSLEGSNGLTILEVADKIQNSGLRDLTTSKTPEASIAAALSRDTKLFERTAPSTYCVRSPYRKDPADADAVLSAAREKIQVFLSALSDSEEAEKDTEDVDEAERDEDSEGDAADDPEVDDACIDAKLDKNDPFASELKDSMTLTLSCQEEGGENGVTACTSFGIVEKGPKMPSEKSKTVSTSGVSHLPDGNSNYIEASNLGMEDTEIDESNFGEPWVQGLSEGDYSELSVEERLHALVALVGVAVEGNSIRIVLEERLEAASALKKQMWAEAQLDKRRFKEECPGRLQGTAFSINKAEAAVSNGARVGSQMALDNVDKGNDGNLEAISNELFFEPNRVNFGNTSIGHELTTADVHPVHQHVYATEKSRSQLKAFIGHKAEQLYVYRSLPLGQDRRRNRYWQFSTSSSPNDPGSGRIFFESKDGHWRLIDSEEAFDALLAALDTRGIRESHLHSMLQRIESTFKEAIRRNKKFVSSDLVGDPVITGLTKTSSSPDCSMELDSPSSSLCGLASDALENSSSFRIELGQSKAEISAAVRRYQGLFRWMWKECYNPYQLCAMKYGKKRCSELLHTCDSCFQSFSAEERHCPSCHKTFKAFHNSDAIFSEHMPLCEQKRKSDPEWKLQVSDSSLSIGIRLLKAQLSMIEVSIPAEALQAFWTEGYRKSWGVKLQSSSSAEELFQILTLLEGAIKRGVLSTTFETTAELLSSANPGVAADNNTAHSGSVPVLPWVPSTSAAVALRLLDLDSSISYMLHPKLESHKGKEGDYITLPSCYVVVHDKQEVESMGTPDQVDHQNEGRWLHLGRGGRGRSSRGRRGRGRGRGGRRLIGSGNSSRTELRTENNCSFEKATRKYTRRGRTRGQGHSRGRRTVRPRQRSENRVATIDKRSLLGSFVTASSSSKQCRIEASPESSDGEQWGIGETEKTYVEDDDSRPCMESGENGQASGEDYDDQAVVSSDRDECDADKPQGLVDDETEDDLGDMEGDEEGEADDDYHDGNDLNTYMDDEDVEIGDNADDVGDAEGNGDEDDDVAWSASSEYSD; encoded by the exons ATGGAGGCCGGGGGGGGAGATCAGGAGAAGCCGACGCCGGAAAGCGGAGACAAGCCCCCCAAGCGCAAGATGAAGACCCCCTACCAATTGGAGATTCTTGAGAAGGCCTATGCTG TGGACACGCATCCGTCGGAGACGCTGCGGGCTGAGATGTCGGTGAAGACCGGTCTCTCGGATCGGCAGCTACAGATGTGGTTCTGCCATCGGAGGCTCAAGGACCGGAAGTTGCCGCCGACGAGAAGGCAGCGGAGGGACGAGGAATCCTTGCCGTTGACGCCACCGCCACCGGTGCTGCCTCCTCAGAATGATATGCCGTCCTCGGAGTCGGGAGGCGTCGGGTTGAGCTCCAGCCCCTATGGTAGCAGCGTGGAGTCCAGGAGGGCAGTTTCAAGGGCAGCGGCGGTCGTCTCAAGGACTGCTGCAGATATGTCAGCCGTCGGGAGGCAGTATTACGATCCTGTGTTGCCGCCTCCGCCAACCCACCTCAACCGCCTGACCATGGCGGAGCTCAGGATACTAGCATCGGTGGAAGCACAGCTTGGCGAGCCGCTGCGGCAGGATGGGCCTGGCCTTGGTGTCGAGTTTGATCCGCTGCCGCCTGGTGCTTTCGGAGCCCCAATAG AAATATCGGCACAACAGAAGCAGCCTGTCTGGCCCTATGATGGCACTGTGTGTGGGAGACATGACATAAAGACAACAAAG GCATCAAGTTTTCCCTCTGGCATTGAACATTTCTCACCAAGTTCATCTAAAGGGAAGAGGAAACCAGCAAATGGGGGTTCTCATACCGTCCATCTGCATATGGGTCCTAGACCTCTTCCTGAATATCGGTTTCTCCCTGAGCAGCCAAGTGTCCGCTCAGAGGCATATGACATGGCATCTCAATCTCACTATTATGACTCTTCAATAGATGTGCCTAATAACAGGGTGACATCTGTACCATCAGGTGGAAAGAATTTGCATGTAAATGATCAGGAGGCACCAAGTTATACCTTCCAAGGTCAAATGTCTGGTGCCAGCCTCAGGTCCCAACAAAGCAGGAAACAAAAAATTCCTTCTGACCTGATGGAATATGGCAGTGCTGCACGTAGTGACTCCATTCCGTCTCCTGCAAGTGATActcagtttcataccaatcaggtTGTAGGATTAGAAAACCCACATATATCATCTGATAGGACTTCCCGTGATGAAAATATTTCTTGGTTGGGGAGGAAACGTAAG AGTGATGAAGCAAGGACTGCTAAGGAGGAGGAAGCCCATCAGAAACGGATTCGGAAAGAGCTTGAGAAACAAGATAACCTGAGGCGAAAG AGAGAAGAACAAATACAGAGGGAAATTGAGAGACATGATCGtgaaagaagaaaggaagaagagcggATGATGCGTGAAAAACAGCGAGAGGAAGAGAGGTTTCAACGTGAACAAAGGCGTGAAAATGAGCGTAGGGAGAAGTTCCTGCTGAAGGAATCTCGTAGG GCTGAGAAGCTGAGGCAGAAAGAAGAACTGAGACGAGACAAGGAGGCTGCAAGACTGAAAGCTGCTACTGAGAGGGCTACTGCCCGTAGAATCGCAAAGGAATATATGGAGCTTATTGAGGATGAGCGCTTGGAGTTAATGGAGTTGGCTGCAGCAaataaaggattttcctcaatatttGCTCTCGAAAATGAAACTTTGCAACAACTCGATTCATTCAGAA GTATGCTGACTGCATTTCCGCCAATTTCTGTAGGACTAAAAAAGCCTTTTGCAATTCAGCCTTGGGCTGATTCTGATGAGAAGATAGCAAACCTTCTTATG GTTTGGAAGTTTCTAATTACCTTTGCTGACGTGCTTGGCCTTTGGCCATTCACTCTTGATGAGTTTGTGCAGTCTCTCCATGATTAC GATTCAAGACTTCTGGGAGAAGTGCATGTTGCTCTACTTAAATCCATTATTAAGGACATTGAGGATGTTGCAAGGACTCCTGCTAGCACACTCGGGGCTAGCCAAAGTAGCACTGTTAATCCAGGAGGTGGCCATCCGCAGATTATCGAGGGG GCATATGCATGGGGCTTTAACATTCGTGGTTGGCAACGGCATTTGAATTATTTGACATGGCCTGAGATACTGCGACAATTTGCATTGGCTGCTGGATTTGGGCCACAATTGAAGAAGAGAAATGTGGACCGTGTATATTCTCGGGATGAGAATGAG GGTAACAATGGCAAGGACATTATTTCCAATTTACGGAATGGTTTGGCGGCTGAAAATGCTTTCGCTTTGATGAAAGAAAGGGGCTATACTCATCGTCGTGGATCTAGGCATCGTTTGACTCCTGGAACAGTCAAATTTGCTGCTTTTCATGTTCTTTCTCTCGAGGGAAGCAATGGCCTTACTATACTAGAAGTTGCAGACAAGATTCAG AATTCTGGACTACGGGACCTAACCACAAGCAAGACACCAGAGGCATCTATTGCTGCAGCATTATCGCGAGACACAAAACTTTTTGAGAGAACTGCTCCTTCAACATATTGTGTAAGATCACCTTACAGGAAGGATCCTGCTGATGCAGATGCTGTATTATCTGCTGCTCGGGAAAAGATACAAGTATTTCTAAGTGCACTTTCAGACTCTGAGGAAGCTGAAAAGGATACAGAAGATGTAGATGAAGCTGAAAGAGATGAAGATTCGGAAGGTGATGCTGCTGATGATCCTGAAGTTGATGATGCTTGCATTGATGCAAAGCTGGATAAGAATGATCCTTTTGCAAGTGAGTTAAAAGATTCTATGACATTGACTTTGTCATGTCAGGAAGAAGGGGGAGAGAACGGAGTAACTGCATGTACTAGCTTTGGTATTGTGGAAAAAGGTCCTAAAATGCCTTCGGAGAAATCAAAAACAGTAAGCACTTCAGGTGTTTCCCATCTTCCAGATGGAAACTCAAATTACATTGAAGCAAGTAACCTTGGTATGGAGGACACAGAAATTGATGAAAGCAACTTTGGTGAACCATGGGTTCAGGGATTGTCAGAAGGCGATTATTCTGAACTGAGTGTTGAAGAACGCTTGCATGCCCTTGTTGCTTTGGTAGGAGTGGCTGTTGAAGGAAACTCTATACGAATAGTTCTTGAG GAACGTTTGGAAGCTGCAAGTGCTCTCAAAAAACAAATGTGGGCAGAGGCACAACTTGATAAAAGGCGTTTTAAAGAAGAGTGTCCTGGCAGGTTACAAGGTACTGCCTTCAGTATAAATAAAGCTGAGGCAGCTGTAAGTAATGGTGCAAGAGTGGGAAGTCAAATGGCACTAGACAATGTTGATAAGGGTAATGATGGTAATCTAGAAGCCATCAGCAATGAGCTGTTTTTTGAACCGAATCGGGTTAATTTTGGTAACACGTCTATAGGACATGAACTTACAACTGCGGATGTTCATCCAGTTCACCAGCATGTATATGCTACTGAAAAGTCACGTTCCCAATTAAAAGCATTTATTGGTCACAAGGCAGAGCAACTTTATGTTTACCGATCATTACCCCTAGGTCAAGACCGCAGGCGAAATCGGTATTGGCAATTTTCAACATCTTCTTCACCAAATGATCCTGGCTCTGGGAGAATCTTTTTTGAATCCAAAGATGGCCATTGGCGGCTTATCGATTCAGAGGAG GCATTTGATGCTCTTTTAGCTGCTCTGGATACACGTGGGATTAGAGAATCACATTTGCATTCAATGTTGCAAAGAATAGAGTCAACCTTCAAAGAGGCAATCAGAAGGAATAAGAAATTTGTCAGCTCTGATTTAGTTGGAGATCCGGTTATAACAGGGCTGACTAAAACGTCATCAAGTCCAGATTGCAGCATGGAACTTGACAGTCCTAGCAGTTCCCTCTGTGGTCTCGCTTCTGATGCTTTGGAGAATTCATCATCTTTCAGAATTGAACTTGGGCAGAGCAAAGCTGAGATAAGTGCTGCTGTTAGGAGATACCAAGGTTTATTCAGATGGATGTGGAAAGAATGCTATAATCCTTACCAATTGTGTGCAATGAAATATGGGAAGAAAAGATGCTCTGAGCTGCTTCATACTTGTGATTCCTGCTTCCAGTCCTTTTCTGCTGAAGAAAGGCATTGCCCTTCTTGCCACAAGACATTTAAGGCATTCCATAACTCTGATGCAATTTTTTCAGAGCATATGCCTTTGTgtgaacaaaaaagaaaatcagACCCTGAATGGAAACTCCAAGTCTCTGACTCCTCTCTTTCCATAGGGATCAGACTGTTGAAAGCACAGTTATCCATGATTGAG GTTTCAATTCCAGCAGAAGCTCTTCAGGCATTTTGGACCGAGGGATATAGGAAATCTTGGGGTGTGAAATTGCAGTCTTCATCATCTGCTGAGGAACTGTTTCAG ATTCTAACTTTGTTGGAGGGTGCAATAAAACGAGGTGTTCTTTCTACAACCTTTGAAACAACAGCTGAATTGTTGAGTTCTGCTAATCCAGGAGTTGCTGCAGACAATAACACTGCTCATTCGGGATCAGTTCCTGTTTTGCCATGGGTGCCTAGTACCTCGGCAGCTGTGGCATTAAGGCTGTTGGATCTTGATTCTTCAATTTCTTATATGCTGCACCCGAAGCTGGAGTCTCATAAAGGAAAGGAAGGAGATTATATT ACGCTTCCATCATGTTATGTTGTTGTCCACGATAAGCAAGAGGTAGAGTCAATGGGAACACCTGACCAAGTTGACCATCAAAATGAAGGGAGGTGGCTGCATTTGGGAAGAGGAGGCAGGGGCCGAAGTAGTCGTGGTCGGAGAGGGCGCGGTCGTGGACGAGGAGGGAGAAGGTTGATTGGGAGTGGAAACTCCTCCAGAACTGAGCTTCGGACTGAAAATAATTGTAGTTTTGAGAAGGCCACAAGAAAATACACCAGAAGGGGTCGAACACGTGGCCAAGGTCATAGTCGTGGTCGTCGAACTGTTAGGCCTAGACAAAGATCTGAGAACAGGGTAGCTACAATTGACAAGCGTTCTCTTTTGGGCAGTTTTGTCACTGCAAGCAGCAGCTCTAAGCAGTGCAGAATTGAGGCATCCCCTGAGAGCTCAGATGGTGAACAGTGGGGAATCGGTGAAACAGAAAAGACATACGTTGAAGACGATGACAGCCGTCCATGTATGGAATCTGGTGAAAATGGTCAAGCTTCAGGAGAGGATTATGATGATCAGGCAGTAGTATCCTCTGATAGAGATGAATGTGATGCAGACAAGCCTCAAGGACTAGTTGATGATGAAACTGAAGATGACTTAGGAGACATGGAGGGGGATGAAGAGGGTGAAGCGGATGATGATTATCACGATGGGAACGACTTGAATACTTATATGGATGACGAGGATGTAGAGATTGGGGATAATGCAGATGATGTTGGGGATGCAGAGGGAAAtggagatgaagatgatgatgtagCATGGTCAGCTTCTTCGGAGTACAGTGATTAG